One Malus sylvestris chromosome 14, drMalSylv7.2, whole genome shotgun sequence DNA segment encodes these proteins:
- the LOC126599497 gene encoding tyrosine-protein phosphatase RLPH2-like, producing MSDPKAKPRVVSCIGDTHGFHTKLQNLWSNLQSAIDPSDFSTALIIFLGDYCDRGPDTRKVIDFLSSLPTRYPNQKHFFLSGNHDLAIAAFVGVLPPPPDGSEFSEVWKEYADSEEREGWFKGDGYERMHLQGRRWGGKIKAKFNAAKGAEYKGSIYDAGPTFESYGVPHGSADLVKAIPDKHKRFLSDMVWVHEEDNVCIETADRIKHCRLIVVHAGLEKDKDVKQQLAFLKAKDTRVPKIEALSGRKNVWDIPKEMAFHLLI from the exons ATGTCAGACCCAAAAGCAAAACCCAGAGTGGTGTCCTGCATCGGCGACACCCATGGCTTCCACACCAAGCTCCAGAATCTCTGGTCCAATCTCCAATCCGCCATCGACCCATCAGATTTCTCCACCGCCCTCATCATTTTCCTCGGGGATTACTGCGACCGCGGCCCGGACACCAGGAAAGTCATCGACTTTCTCAGCTCCCTTCCCACCAGATATCCGAATCAGAAGCACTTCTTCCTCTCCGGTAACCACGACCTGGCCATCGCCGCCTTCGTGGGCGTCCTGCCGCCGCCTCCCGACGGGTCGGAGTTTTCCGAGGTGTGGAAGGAGTATGCGGATAGCGAGGAGAGAGAAGGTTGGTTTAAGGGAGATGGGTACGAGAGAATGCACTTGCAGGGCAGGAGATGGGGTGGGAAGATCAAGGCCAAGTTTAATGCAGCAAAAGGGGCGGAGTACAAAGGGTCGATTTATGATGCTGGGCCCACATTTGAATCCTATGGGGTCCCACATGGTTCTGCTG ATTTGGTTAAGGCTATTCCTGACAAACACAAGAGGTTTCTTTCTGATATGGTTTGGGTCCATGAAGAG GATAATGTCTGCATAGAGACTGCAGATCGAATCAAACACTGTAGATTGATTGTTGTGCATGCTGGTTTAGAGAAAGATAAAGATGTCAAGCAGCAGTTGGCGTTTTTGAAAGCCAAAGACACCCGGGTGCCTAAGATAGAGGCTCTGAGTGGGAGGAAAAATGTATGGGATATACCAAAGGAAATGGCTTTCCACCTCTTAATATGA